The Podospora bellae-mahoneyi strain CBS 112042 chromosome 7, whole genome shotgun sequence genome includes a window with the following:
- a CDS encoding hypothetical protein (COG:P; COG:Q; EggNog:ENOG503P0V8) translates to MSVSVPGNATAGAQAGGRGHGAAAGGATSSVDHAVVNKMLSHYLLIVLGAVSGALLIWRVTTVLVRYVRTVTCLHNDQQRYFAKPSHNYSWFQKNILYAPIFSKRHNREFQISSALNVGTLPSRLQLFFLLAYLGTNVAFCVMTIDFSGPLGQVAALIRNRTGYLAVVNMIPLFLMAGRNNPLINLLGISFDTFNLLHRWFGRIVMLESVAHTVAWLVGNASKNGWSAAFNTAITVKFLMWGFISTCAMIALCIQASSIFRHAYYETFKIAHIALAILAVLGLWYHLDLKKLPQLKYLYAVCALWIFDRAARFLRVGYRNIGAGGTKTLVEALPGGACRVTVSMARPWDFRPGQHAYLYMPSIGFWQSHPFTVAWSDEAEQLDGEKGLPMDRHDVLYQKKTSVSFIIRGRTGFTGALYSRAAANPDGKLVTRCLVEGPYRGSHQLHSYGTVMLFAGGVGVTQAVPHVRDLVAGYSNGTVAARKVIMVWVIQTPEHLEWIRPWMTEILAMEKRREVLKIMLFVSRPRSTKEIHSPSSTVQMFPGRPNIDTLLGMEMENQIGTMAVTVCGPGALSDEVRRAVRNKQYNGAVDFVEEAFSW, encoded by the exons ATGTCGGTATCGGTTCCGGGAAATGCCACAGCTGGCGCGCAGGCAGGTGGAAGGGGCCatggagcagcagcgggGGGAGCTACCAGCAGCGTGGATCATGCTGTCGTGAACAAGATGCTTTCTCACTACTTGTTGATTGTTCTGGGTGCAGTCTCAGGAGCCCTGCTCATCTGGCGAGTTACCACAGTCTTGGTCCGATATGTCAGGACGGTAACCTGCCTTCACAACGACCAACAGCGATACTTCGCCAAGCCATCCCACAACTACTCATGGTTCCAGAAGAACATCCTCTACGCACCCATCTTCAGCAAGAGGCACAACCGCGAGTTCCAGATCAGCTCGGCCCTCAATGTCGGCACTCTTCCGTCCCGTCTTCAGCTGTTTTTCCTCTTGGCCTACCTTGGCACCAACGTTGCCTTTTGCGTCATGACCATCGACTTCTCCGGCCCTCTTGGTCAAGTTGCGGCACTCATTAGAAACAGGACCGGATACCTCGCTGTTGTCAACATGATCCCTCTGTTCCTCATGGCTGGCCGCAACAACCCTCTCATCAATCTTCTCGGCATCTCTTTCGACACCttcaatcttcttcaccgCTGGTTTGGGCGTATTGTCATGCTGGAGTCTGTTGCCCACACAGTGGCCTGGTTGGTTGGCAATGCTTCCAAGAACGGCTGGAGCGCTGCTTTCAACACTGCCATCACCGTCAAGTTTCTGATGTGGGGATTCATT TCGACCTGTGCCATGATTGCCCTTTGCATTCAGGCATCCAGTATTTTCAGACACGCCTACTATGAGACCTTCAAGATTGCCCATATCGCCCTCGCAATCTTGGCGGTTCTTGGTCTCTGGTACCACCTCGACCTCAAGAAGCTCCCACAGCTCAAGTATCTCTACGCCGTTTGTGCCCTGTGGATCTTTGACCGTGCTGCCCGTTTCCTTCGTGTCGGATATCGCAACATCGGAGCCGGTGGGACCAAGACTCTCGTTGAGGCTCTCCCTGGCGGTGCCTGCCGCGTGACTGTCAGCATGGCCCGCCCTTGGGATTTCCGGCCCGGACAGCACGCCTACCTTTACATGCCATCTATCGGTTTCTGGCAATCTCACCCTTTCACCGTAGCCTGGAGCGACGAAGCTGAGCAGCTCGACGGTGAAAAGGGTCTCCCGATGGACCGCCACGATGTCTTGTATCAGAAGAAGACGTCTGTTTCTTTCATCATCCGTGGCCGCACCGGCTTCACTGGTGCGCTGTACAGCCGCGCGGCCGCCAACCCCGACGGAAAGCTTGTTACCCGTTGTCTTGTCGAGGGTCCTTATCGCGGCTCTCATCAACTTCACTCGTACGGAACAGTCATGCTCTttgccggtggtgttggtgtgacCCAGGCCGTTCCCCACGTCCGTGATCTCGTCGCCGGTTATAGCAACGGGACAGTTGCTGCTCGCAAGGTCATCATGGTCTGGGTGATCCAGACTCCTGAGCACCTCGAATGGATTCGCCCCTGGATGACCGAGATTCTGGCCATGGAGAAGCGCCGCGAGGTTCTCAAGATCATGTTGTTCGTCAGCAGGCCTCGCTCGACCAAGGAAATTCACAGCCCCAGCTCGACAGTACAGATGTTCCCCGGCCGGCCCAACATCGACACACTGCTGGGTATGGAGATGGAAAACCAGATCGGCACCATGGCTGTGACTGTGTGCGGGCCAGGCGCGCTGAGCGATGAGGTCAGGCGGGCAGTGAGAAATAAGCAGTATAACGGAGCCGTGGactttgtggaggaggcctTTTCGTGGTAG
- a CDS encoding hypothetical protein (EggNog:ENOG5039Z82) codes for MSLSTLRTGLAALVLAHGIRAAPTPELDLNTIPPPAVNLTAVTDLASYSDFTVYDNCDCNKNNGNEYRNKLNCDTKVADYRKSVYVDGLAAAFGGFQDKHGKFECGGQYFGILFKGCYDLEKKYNGRIRCLRPVPPGWIEKHGGKGYGGGGYGGYDGNNYGGGRGYGAGYSPSGYDSEGYCDQNSHNYDNCDGRQRGYGGQGGYGGGYGGYGGGHGNNYGPGGNYGGRVNNYGGLGNYGGHGDNYGNGNNYGGHGSGYGGYGSGYGGYGGAHNSHGNYDGYGNGFGNNYGGHGSVYGGNDGYGNKYDGHNSGYGHDGHRFGQGGYGGVSHGSGYGGPDGNNYGGHGSGYGAHESGYGGPGYGNEGHKYGHDGNKHGHDGNKYGHDGQNYGGHQSGYGGPGYGNEGHKSAHNGYGGPGYGNEGHKSGHNGYGGPGYNGYNGYNGYNGYNGYNGYNGKGNYIAEVKPEDLVAVVENQPSAVVEATLESTTTASA; via the exons ATGTCTTTGAGTACCCTCCGCACCGGCCTCGCGGCCTTGGTGCTTGCCCACGGCATCAGAGCGGCCCCGACTCCCGAGCTCGATCTCAACActatccctcctcctgcggTAAACCTGACTGCCGTCACGGATCTGGCCAGCTACAGCGACTTCACCGTCTATGACAATTGCGACTGCAACAAGAACAACGGTAACGAATACCGCAATAAGCTCAACTGCGAT ACCAAAGTAGCCGACTACCGCAAGTCCGTCTACGTTGACGGTCTGGCTGCCGCCTTCGGTGGCTTTCAGGACAAGCACGGCAAGTTCGAGTGCGGTGGCCAGTACTTTGGCATCCTCTTCAAGGGCTGCTACGACCTTGAGAAGAAGTACAACGGCCGCATCCGCTGCCTCCGCCCCGTTCCCCCCGGATGGATCGAGAAGCACGGTGGCAAGGGCTACGGTGGTGGCGGCTATGGCGGGTATGACGGCAACAActatggtggtggtcgaggcTACGGCGCTGGCTACTCACCTTCCGGCTATGATTCGGAGGGTTACTGCGACCAAAATAGCCACAACTATGATAACTGCGATGGCCGCCAGAGGGGCTATGGTGGTCAGGGCGGGTACGGTGGCGGTTACGGCGGCTATGGCGGTGGCCACGGCAATAACTACGGACCTGGTGGTAACTATGGTGGCCGGGTTAACAACTATGGTGGGCTCGGCAACTACGGCGGACACGGTGACAACTACGGGAACGGCAACAACTATGGTGGTCACGGTTCCGGTTACGGCGGTTACGGCTCCGGTTATGGCGGCTATGGTGGCGCCCACAACAGCCATGGCAACTACGACGGCTACGGCAATGGTTTCGGCAACAACTACGGTGGCCATGGCTCTGTTTATGGCGGCAATGACGGCTATGGCAACAAGTACGACGGTCACAACTCTGGCTATGGTCACGATGGTCACAGGTTCGGCCAAGGCGGCTACGGTGGTGTCTCTCACGGTTCTGGCTATGGTGGCCCTGACGGCAACAACTACGGTGGGCACGGCTCTGGATATGGTGCTCATGAGTCTGGCTACGGTGGCCCTGGCTATGGTAACGAAGGGCACAAGTATGGTCATGATGGGAACAAGCACGGTCATGATGGGAACAAGTATGGACACGATGGGCAAAACTATGGTGGCCACCAGTCTGGATATGGCGGCCCTGGTTATGGCAACGAAGGGCACAAGTCTGCCCACAACGGCTATGGCGGTCCTGGCTACGGTAATGAAGGGCACAAGTCTGGTCACAATGGCTATGGCGGCCCTG GCTACAATGGCTACAATGGCTACAATGGCTACAATGGCTACAATGGCTACAATGGCTACAACGGCAAGGGCAACTACATCGCCGAGGTCAAGCCCGAGGACCTCGTCGCCGTGGTCGAGAACCAGCCCTCAGCTGTTGTCGAGGCCACCCTCgagtccaccaccaccgcgtcGGCATAG
- the MOH1 gene encoding protein yippee-like moh1 (EggNog:ENOG503P31J; COG:S), with the protein MGLTYNTYLNSDVIYGCKNCKAHLANAHDIISRNFRGQHGKAYLFNTVVNVETGDPSERNMTTGRHVVRDIQCRQCKDVVGWKYDRAYESSEKYKEGKFILEAELLCKVT; encoded by the exons ATGGGCCTAACTTACAACACCTACCTCAACTCGGACGTCATCTACGGCTGCAAGAACTGTAAGGCACACTTGGCTAACGCCCATGATATCATTTCGCGG aacTTCCGCGGCCAACATGGCAAAGCCTACCTCTTCAACACGGTCGTCAACGTCGAGACGGGCGACCCCTCGGAACGCAACATGACGACGGGGAGGCATGTCGTGAGGGATATACAGTGCCGGCAGTGCAAGGATGTGGTGGGGTGGAAGTATGACAGGGCGTATGAGAGCTCGGAGAAGTACAAGGAGGGAAAGTTCATTCTGGAGGCGGAGCTGCTTTGTAAGGTTACGTGA
- the hmt1 gene encoding ATP-binding cassette-type vacuolar membrane transporter Hmt1 (EggNog:ENOG503NV8N; COG:Q) has translation MDALLQTSGPEHDGQQYVKAFAQVTYETTQKCYPVVLLLAFIISAGIHSIAKSRTEEELLIPTATGPGGKPLPITKRKREHRDQQSLYSTDGCNGGISIQVFRYLVGALILSFAANAAATALHVWQSSKVGGELWWCGEERVVYVVGAAFLYIYVLITLFDWDDSPTPVHSIIWVLGLFGEAIILLSFVCTLATGKYVLDGEEMGALRENPLGFWDLTDLGIGGVRLLIVVFLVSMYALVASKRRLEERRLLDEEANRSDSDETSPLLSHSGTATPYNRGRSRQNSDYGGTRNVNKNANNDPEGGYQQCEDNAAFYRPDKLPHKTWFEYCRGYSIFFPYLWPSNSTKLKLIVLLCFVLEVSQRVVNIMVPEQIKTVTDTLAKNFDHPNTGTGAKIASGLTGIFSFSGGEDNGENPGNTGAPWFDLGLFIALKLLQGPSGLLGSARSILWIPVSQHTYRALTTAAFEHVHSLSLDFHLGKRTGEVLSALNKGASINQFLEQVTFQVVPMLVDLLLAIGWFYFRYGAMYALFVSIITFYYLYLTIRMAATRSDQRRDMVNADREEEAVKNDSITSYETVKYFNAEQHEFARYRNAIVNFQTAEAKVTWGINHMNMCQSIVFMCGLLVVLLTCGYEVSQGTRTVGEFTSLVTYLAQLQGPLNFFGSFYRTIQQAMISGERLLELFKIQPTVVDSPGAVPLQESTGHIKWENVGFSYDSRRTALHDLSFECKPGTTTAFVGESGGGKSTVFRLMFRYYNPKTGRLLIEGQDVQDLTIDSVRRAIGVVPQDTILFNETLMYNLRYANPSASDEEIYEACRAAAIHDRIMSFPDGYNTKVGERGLRLSGGEKQRVAIARTILKNPKIIMLDEATSALDGETEQKIQSKLISGKFGQGRTLLIIAHRLSTITHADQIIVLHAGTMVEKGTHEELLALNGRYAAMWEKHCRAERAAEHARDATRKAKKLMGYANISRPSGANGYDSMLSSAILPTAMNSPTLAPKHDDSRSISSNDSHHSGSGSDGTLQEEDDEQPEKLQPNGVKQDEERRPLLYSFPSGTTAGRSTDAPDRV, from the exons ATGGACGCGCTGCTCCAAACCAGCGGTCCGGAGCATGATGGCCAACAATACGTCAAAGCCTTTGCCCAGGTGACATACGAAACGACTCAGAAATGCTATCCGGTCGTGCTGCTTCTCGCCTTTATTATCTCGGCCGGCATCCATAGCATCGCCAAATCGAGGACTGAGGAAGAACTCCTGATTCCGACAGCCACAGGTCCAGGTGGCAAGCCGCTGCCCATTACGAAGCGAAAACGGGAGCACCGAGATCAGCAATCGTTATATTCCACCGACGGCTGCAACGGAGGCATCTCAATCCAGGTTTTTCGGTATTTGGTGGGCGCCTTGATTTTGTCGTTTGCTGCCAATGCGGCTGCAACTGCTCTGCATGTCTGGCAATCCAGcaaggttggaggagagctgtggtggtgtggggaggagagagtt GTCTACGTCGTGGGCGCGGCGTTTTTATACATTTACGTTTTAATCACCCTCTTTGACTGGGATGACAGCCCGACGCCAGTGCACTCGATAATTTGGGTGCTTGGTCTTTTTGGGGAAGCAATTATCCTTTTATCGTTTGTCTGCACCCTCGCCACTGGGAAATATGTCTTGGACGGCGAGGAGATGGGGGCTCTCCGAGAAAACCCACTGGGTTTCTGGGACTTGACAGATCTGGGCATTGGAGGTGTCCGGCTGCTCattgttgtgtttttggtCAGCATGTACGCCCTCGTCGCATCAAAAAGACGCCTGGAAGAACGGCGGCTTTTGGACGAAGAGGCGAACCGGTCGGACTCGGATGAAACGAGCCCGCTTCTTTCGCACAGCGGAACCGCAACACCTTACAACCGTGGACGATCAAGACAAAACTCGGATTATGGAGGCACCCGCAATGTCAACAAAAATGCCAACAACGATCCTGAAGGCGGTTACCAGCAATGCGAGGACAATGCCGCCTTTTACCGACCCGACAAACTGCCGCATAAAACCTGGTTCGAATATTGCCGTGGATACTCGATCTTCTTCCCCTATCTCTGGCCCAGCAATTCgaccaagctcaagctcatcGTCTTGTTATGTTTTGTGCTGGAAGTCTCGCAGCGTGTCGTCAATATCATGGTCCCCGAACAGATCAAGACTGTGACAGATACCCTTGCCAAGAATTTCGACCACCCCAACACCGGAACAGGTGCCAAAATTGCCTCTGGCTTGACGGGAATCTTCAGCTTCTCTGGCGGCGAAGATAACGGTGAAAACCCTGGCAATACTGGGGCTCCGTGGTTTGATCTCGGGCTCTTCATTGCGCTCAAGCTTCTCCAGGGCCCATCCGGATTGCTGGGATCAGCCCGCTCCATTCTTTGGATTCCCGTATCTCAGCACACCTACCGCGCCCTCACGACAGCAGCTTTCGAACATGTTCACTCCCTGTCTCTGGATTTCCACTTGGGAAAGCGCACTGGTGAAGTGCTCTCTGCTCTTAACAAGGGTGCCTCGATCAACCAGTTCTTGGAACAGGTCaccttccaggttgtgcCAATGTTGGTCGATCTTTTGCTCGCCATCGGTTGGTTTTACTTCCGGTACGGAGCGATGTATGCACTTTTTGTGTCCATCATCACGTTTTACTACCTCTACTTGACCATTCGCATGGCTGCCACTAGATCTGATCAACGACGCGACATGGTCAATGCCGAccgcgaggaagaggctgtcAAAAACGACTCGATCACATCATACGAGACGGTCAAATACTTCAACGCCGAGCAGCACGAATTTGCGCGGTATCGCAATGCCATTGTCAATTTCCAGACTGCAGAGGCCAAGGTTACATGGGGCATCAATCATATGAACATGTGCCAGTCGATTGTGTTCATGTGCGGTTTGTTGGTTGTCCTCTTGACCTGCGGCTATGAAGTATCTCAGGGGACACGCACTGTCGGTGAATTCACGTCCTTGGTCACGTATCTCGCCCAGCTGCAAGGCCCGCTCAACTTCTTTGGCTCGTTCTACCGTACGATTCAGCAGGCCATGATCTCGGGTGAGAGACTGCTTGAATTGTTCAAGATCCAGCCTACTGTGGTTGACAGCCCCGGGGCAGTCCCCCTGCAGGAGAGCACCGGCCATATTAAGTGGGAGAACGTTGGCTTTTCATACGACAGCCGCAGAACCGCCCTTCACGATCTGTCATTTGAGTGCAAGCCCGGCACGACCACCGCTTTTGTGGGAGAGTCTGGTGGAGGCAAGTCGACTGTCTTCCGGCTCATGTTCCGGTATTacaaccccaaaaccggAAGACTTTTGATCGAAGGCCAGGATGTTCAAGACCTCACCATTGACTCGGTGCGCCGCGCCATTGGTGTTGTTCCTCAGGACACGATCCTCTTCAACGAGACGCTCATGTACAACCTCCGCTATGCCAACCCCAGCGCATCCGACGAAGAGATCTATGAGGCGTGCCGGGCTGCTGCCATTCACGACCGCATCATGAGCTTCCCTGATGGCTACAACACCAAGGTGGGAGAGCGAGGCCTCCGGCTCAGCGGTGGCGAGAAGCAACGTGTGGCGATTGCACGAACAATTCTCAAGAACCCCAAGATCATCATGCTGGATGAGGCGACGTCGGCACTTGATGGAGAAACAGAGCAAAAGATCCAGTCGAAACTGATTAGTGGCAAGTTCGGACAAGGCCGCACCTTGTTGATTATTGC TCACCGACTGTCGACCATCACTCACGCAGACCAGATCATTGTTCTCCATGCCGGCACCATGGTGGAGAAGGGCACTCACGAGGAGCTTCTGGCCCTCAACGGTCGCTACGCCGCCATGTGGGAAAAGCACTGCCGCGCCGAACGTGCGGCTGAACATGCTCGCGACGCAACACGGAaagccaagaagctcatGGGCTATGCAAACATTTCTAGGCCCAGCGGTGCGAATGGCTACGATAGCATGTTGTCATCCGCCATCCTGCCTACGGCCATGAACAGCCCTACGCTCGCACCGAAGCATGACGACAGCCGCTCCATCAGCTCGAATGATAGCCATCATTCTGGCAGTGGCTCTGACGGCACCCTtcaagaggaggacgacgagcaGCCGGAAAAGTTGCAGCCCAACGGGGTGAAGCAAGACGAGGAGCGTAGGCCGCTTCTGTACTCGTTCCCCTCGGGCACCACAGCTGGCCGCTCGACGGATGCCCCGGACCGTGTTTGA